The proteins below come from a single Acidobacteriota bacterium genomic window:
- a CDS encoding TonB-dependent receptor: protein MRRPWTGRVLALLLVVFLFPRLASAQPSPREVRGTVVAGETRTPLPGVTITLEERGTVVVTDENGAFVLPVSASGVIHVRASVQGFLPVRHEVALTGPVAPLEFVLQDDLHYAEAITVGPAPRDPFESYQPTTVLSGQELDLKTDGSLGALLKNEPGVAERSLGPGPSRPVIRGQDGDRVLILQNSQRTADLSSQSGDHGVPINPAAATQVEVVRGPATLLYGPNAIGGLVNVISNQIPTAPVTRVTGATQVDVASNASQASVAGDLTVGNGAWAMNIGASGRRAGEYDTPEGKVDNTQSRAAFANIGVSRTSEHAYLGAGVQIDDTKYGVPVIEGGEISLTPRRQVYGVRGEARNLDGLFSSVRGSVSYHRYRHDELEGSEVGTSFENDMVDVDVRAMHRPVGRLTGTVGVSGYARQFSADGAEALSPPVDQKVLSAFSYQELSWSHATVQFGARFDRADYQPEGGLRPRTFNNVSFSLGSLVRPTEQSTLAVSFARAARNPALEELYFHGLHAGNFSFEVGNDDLRSEIAYGLDVSYRVRLKRVSAEVTYFNNTVNDYIFRSPLGEEAYEARFGGGDDHDHDHDHDDDHGGHGHDEELPIVEFVGRDARLQGVEAHADIDLGAGLHLELGLDSVRGTLRDSGDPLPRVPPVRIIGGLQYHRNAWQVGGQVLTARAQRRTFDIETPTDGYTTLRLFGAYSVQAGRLLHTVSARFDNATDVLYRNHLSLVKDIVPEMGRNARVVWSVKF from the coding sequence GTGCGACGTCCGTGGACCGGTCGTGTCCTCGCGCTGTTGCTGGTCGTCTTCCTGTTTCCACGTCTCGCGTCAGCGCAGCCGTCACCACGCGAGGTGCGCGGCACCGTCGTTGCCGGCGAGACGAGGACGCCGCTGCCCGGCGTCACCATCACTCTCGAAGAGCGCGGGACGGTCGTCGTCACGGACGAGAATGGCGCCTTCGTCCTGCCGGTTTCCGCGTCGGGCGTCATCCACGTCAGGGCGAGCGTGCAGGGGTTCCTGCCCGTGCGGCACGAGGTTGCGCTGACGGGCCCGGTGGCGCCACTGGAGTTCGTGCTGCAGGACGATCTCCACTACGCCGAGGCCATCACCGTGGGTCCGGCGCCACGCGACCCCTTCGAGTCCTACCAGCCGACAACGGTGCTGTCGGGGCAGGAGCTGGATCTGAAGACCGACGGGTCGCTCGGTGCGCTGCTGAAGAACGAGCCCGGCGTGGCCGAGCGGTCGCTCGGCCCGGGGCCCTCGCGTCCTGTCATCCGAGGGCAGGACGGTGACCGCGTGCTGATCCTGCAGAACAGTCAGCGCACCGCGGACCTCTCCAGCCAGTCCGGCGATCATGGCGTGCCGATCAATCCGGCCGCGGCGACGCAGGTCGAAGTGGTGCGCGGTCCCGCGACGCTGCTCTATGGGCCCAACGCCATCGGCGGTCTCGTCAACGTCATCTCGAATCAGATTCCGACAGCACCAGTGACGCGCGTGACGGGCGCCACGCAGGTGGATGTGGCGAGCAACGCCAGCCAGGCGAGCGTGGCCGGTGACCTCACGGTCGGCAACGGCGCGTGGGCGATGAACATCGGCGCGTCTGGCCGTCGCGCAGGCGAGTACGACACGCCCGAGGGCAAGGTCGACAACACGCAGTCGCGCGCGGCGTTTGCCAACATCGGCGTGTCGCGCACTTCGGAGCACGCCTACCTCGGGGCCGGTGTGCAGATCGACGACACGAAGTACGGCGTGCCCGTGATCGAAGGCGGCGAGATCTCGCTCACGCCGCGGCGGCAGGTGTACGGCGTGCGCGGCGAAGCGCGCAATCTCGACGGGCTGTTCTCGTCTGTGCGCGGCTCCGTGTCGTATCACCGCTATCGCCACGACGAGCTCGAAGGTTCCGAAGTGGGCACGAGCTTCGAGAACGACATGGTCGACGTCGACGTGCGCGCCATGCATCGTCCCGTGGGTCGATTGACGGGCACCGTGGGTGTGTCGGGCTACGCGCGGCAGTTCTCGGCCGATGGCGCGGAAGCGCTGTCGCCGCCCGTCGACCAGAAGGTGCTCTCGGCCTTCAGCTATCAGGAGCTGTCGTGGTCGCACGCCACGGTGCAGTTCGGCGCACGGTTCGATCGCGCAGACTACCAGCCCGAGGGTGGCCTCCGGCCGCGCACGTTCAACAACGTGTCGTTCTCACTGGGGTCGCTGGTGCGCCCCACCGAGCAGAGCACGCTGGCGGTGAGCTTCGCGCGCGCGGCGCGCAATCCGGCACTGGAAGAGCTCTACTTCCACGGACTGCACGCCGGCAACTTCTCGTTCGAGGTCGGCAACGACGACCTGCGCTCGGAGATCGCGTACGGGCTCGACGTCTCCTATCGCGTGCGTCTGAAGCGCGTGTCGGCCGAGGTCACGTACTTCAACAACACGGTGAACGACTACATCTTCCGCAGCCCGCTCGGCGAAGAGGCGTACGAGGCGCGGTTCGGCGGTGGTGACGATCACGACCATGACCACGATCATGACGATGATCACGGCGGGCATGGACATGACGAGGAGCTTCCGATCGTCGAGTTCGTGGGTCGCGACGCGCGACTGCAGGGCGTGGAAGCGCACGCCGACATCGACCTCGGCGCGGGGCTGCACCTCGAACTCGGTCTCGACTCGGTGCGCGGGACGCTGCGCGATTCAGGCGACCCGCTGCCGCGCGTCCCGCCGGTGCGCATCATCGGTGGCCTGCAGTACCACCGCAACGCGTGGCAGGTCGGCGGCCAGGTGCTGACCGCACGCGCGCAGCGCCGCACGTTCGACATCGAGACACCCACGGACGGCTACACCACGCTCCGCCTGTTCGGCGCGTACTCGGTGCAGGCAGGCAGGCTGCTGCACACCGTCTCGGCGCGCTTCGACAACGCCACCGACGTGCTGTACCGGAACCACCTCAGTCTCGTGAAGGACATCGTCCCCGAGATGGGCCGAAACGCGAGGGTGGTGTGGAGCGTGAAGTTCTGA
- a CDS encoding cob(I)yrinic acid a,c-diamide adenosyltransferase, which translates to MPRLTRIYTRKGDDGTTGLGGGQRVAKDSLRVAAYGAVDELNSVLGVALAGGLVPRLAAVLPMIQNELFHLGSDLCFLEEDKTRFALPQIAQRHVDALEGLMDELNEVVGPLENFVLPGGARGAAHLHVARTICRRAEREVIALGRQETIGAYVVAYLNRLSDALFVMARYENHTCGVAEPLWDSRL; encoded by the coding sequence ATGCCCCGACTGACACGCATCTACACGCGCAAGGGAGACGATGGGACGACGGGACTCGGAGGTGGGCAGCGGGTGGCGAAGGACTCGTTGCGCGTGGCGGCGTATGGCGCCGTCGACGAGTTGAACTCGGTGCTTGGCGTCGCGCTGGCCGGGGGGCTCGTACCACGACTGGCCGCGGTGCTGCCCATGATCCAGAACGAGCTGTTCCACCTCGGCTCCGACCTGTGCTTCCTCGAAGAGGACAAGACGCGCTTCGCGCTCCCGCAAATCGCGCAACGGCACGTCGATGCGCTCGAAGGCCTGATGGACGAGCTCAATGAGGTGGTCGGCCCGCTCGAGAACTTCGTGCTGCCCGGCGGTGCGCGCGGCGCGGCGCACCTGCACGTGGCGCGCACGATCTGCCGGCGCGCCGAGCGCGAGGTCATCGCGCTCGGACGCCAGGAGACGATTGGTGCGTACGTCGTGGCTTACCTGAATCGCCTGTCGGATGCGCTGTTCGTCATGGCTCGCTACGAGAACCACACCTGCGGCGTCGCCGAACCACTCTGGGACAGCCGGTTGTAA
- a CDS encoding tRNA glutamyl-Q(34) synthetase GluQRS: MIVGRLAPTPSGLLHLGNVCAFGGAWLSARAAGGRLLLRIEDVDRERARPDVEQALRDDMTWLGLTWDDETMRQSRRDYGQGLARLAPRTYRCRCTRAMRAAPLPLGAGCQGHCADRDHTDGAIRFRLEPGEMTFVDRRWGTQRADPRAFGDPVLVRSDGLVSYNLAVVADDVADGVNDVVRGSDLLAYTAVQVQLWEALGAPPPRWLHTPLVLGADGRKLSKSHGSAHVGALRDAGATPADVWGLVLPWLGVSDATSLDAALDRWKPTAGPLGPVECRMTNAE; this comes from the coding sequence ATGATCGTCGGTCGACTGGCGCCCACTCCGTCGGGGTTGCTGCACCTGGGGAACGTGTGTGCGTTCGGCGGCGCGTGGCTGTCGGCGCGCGCGGCCGGTGGACGGCTGTTGTTGCGAATCGAGGACGTGGACCGCGAGCGCGCGCGACCCGATGTGGAGCAGGCGCTGCGCGACGACATGACATGGCTCGGGCTCACGTGGGACGACGAGACCATGCGGCAGTCGCGGCGCGACTACGGGCAGGGGCTTGCGCGACTTGCGCCGCGGACGTATCGCTGCCGGTGTACGCGGGCGATGCGCGCAGCGCCGTTGCCGCTGGGCGCAGGATGTCAGGGCCACTGCGCGGATCGCGACCACACCGACGGCGCGATCCGGTTTCGCCTGGAGCCTGGCGAGATGACGTTCGTCGACCGACGATGGGGGACGCAACGAGCAGATCCGAGGGCGTTCGGCGATCCGGTCCTCGTGCGGAGCGACGGTCTCGTGTCGTACAACCTGGCCGTGGTGGCCGACGATGTCGCCGATGGTGTGAACGACGTGGTGCGAGGCAGCGACCTGCTGGCGTACACGGCCGTGCAGGTGCAGCTGTGGGAAGCCCTTGGCGCGCCGCCGCCGCGTTGGCTGCACACGCCGCTCGTCCTCGGTGCCGATGGAAGGAAGCTCTCCAAATCGCACGGGTCTGCCCACGTGGGTGCGCTGCGCGACGCCGGCGCCACGCCGGCCGACGTGTGGGGTCTCGTCCTGCCCTGGCTTGGCGTATCGGACGCCACGTCGCTCGATGCGGCTCTCGACCGATGGAAGCCAACGGCGGGCCCACTCGGACCTGTGGAATGCCGAATGACGAATGCCGAATGA
- a CDS encoding dipeptidase: protein MVTLAAGCGASPSAEHAATEQGGDVVARVDRVLKASPVFDGHNDLPWEMRQRVAYDFDRIDVAQSQPQLMTDIPRLRTGHVGAQFWSVYVPADLQGDAAVSATLEQMDAVVEMARRYPAVFTLVRTADEAERAMRDGRLASLMGVEGGHSIDSSLATLRMLHRIGAGYMTLTHSRNTPWAESTAANPKIGGLSAFGAEVVREMNRLGMLVDLSHTSPDTMAAAIRVSQAPVIFSHSNARALCDVPRNVPDAVLQSLTGNGGIVMATFVPGFVSQDVADYGARLQTQTQLLQAQHGGNAAAAQAGIDAWKQANPAPRATLVQVADHIDHIRKVAGIDHIGVGGDFDGITSVVQGLENVSTYPALFAELARRGYSDEDLAKIASGNILRVMRGAEAAAARLQQSMPAPSIKTIEGVDGVTKRGVPVAAR, encoded by the coding sequence ATGGTCACGCTCGCCGCCGGATGCGGGGCGTCGCCGTCGGCCGAGCATGCCGCCACGGAACAGGGCGGAGACGTGGTCGCGCGCGTGGACCGTGTGCTGAAGGCGTCGCCCGTGTTCGACGGGCACAACGACCTGCCGTGGGAGATGCGGCAGCGCGTGGCGTACGACTTCGATCGCATCGACGTCGCGCAGTCGCAGCCGCAACTCATGACCGACATCCCGCGCCTGCGCACGGGACACGTCGGCGCGCAGTTCTGGTCGGTGTACGTGCCTGCCGATCTGCAGGGCGACGCCGCCGTGAGCGCGACGCTCGAGCAGATGGACGCCGTTGTCGAGATGGCGCGGCGCTACCCCGCGGTGTTCACGCTGGTGCGCACGGCAGACGAAGCGGAGCGGGCGATGCGCGACGGTCGGCTTGCGTCGCTGATGGGCGTCGAAGGCGGCCACTCGATCGACAGCTCGCTCGCGACGCTCCGCATGCTGCACCGCATCGGCGCCGGGTACATGACGCTGACGCACTCGCGCAACACGCCGTGGGCGGAGTCGACGGCCGCGAACCCGAAGATCGGCGGGCTGTCTGCGTTCGGTGCAGAGGTCGTCCGCGAGATGAATCGTCTCGGCATGCTGGTGGACCTGAGCCACACGTCGCCGGACACGATGGCTGCCGCGATCCGGGTGTCGCAGGCGCCGGTCATCTTCTCGCACTCCAACGCGCGCGCACTCTGCGACGTGCCGCGCAACGTGCCCGATGCGGTCCTGCAGTCGCTGACCGGCAACGGCGGTATCGTGATGGCGACGTTCGTGCCGGGATTCGTCTCGCAGGACGTCGCCGACTACGGCGCACGCCTCCAGACGCAGACGCAGTTGCTGCAGGCGCAGCACGGCGGCAACGCAGCCGCCGCGCAGGCCGGGATCGACGCGTGGAAGCAGGCCAATCCCGCGCCGCGCGCGACGCTCGTGCAGGTGGCCGACCACATCGATCACATCCGCAAGGTGGCGGGCATCGACCACATCGGCGTCGGCGGCGACTTCGACGGCATCACGTCGGTCGTGCAGGGGCTCGAGAACGTGAGCACGTATCCGGCGCTGTTTGCCGAACTCGCGCGGCGAGGGTACTCCGACGAGGACCTCGCGAAGATCGCGAGCGGCAACATCCTGCGCGTGATGCGCGGCGCCGAAGCTGCCGCGGCGCGTCTGCAGCAGAGCATGCCCGCGCCGTCGATCAAGACCATCGAAGGCGTCGACGGCGTGACCAAACGCGGCGTGCCCGTCGCCGCGCGTTGA
- a CDS encoding acetyl-CoA hydrolase/transferase family protein has protein sequence MTSDWSSRAVAADDAVAGIRSGMKLFVHGAAATPTTLLEALARRTDLEGVTVYHLHTAGPAPFADAGQEGRFRSVSLFTGAPLRGPIADGRADYVPIFLSDIPGLFQHGRVKLDAALLTLSRPDRHGLCTLGTSVDAARAAADTAALVIAEVNTQMPRTRGNVVVPVSRLDAFIANDRPLHEHATAAETDVEAAIGALVADLVEDGSTLQMGIGGIPDAVLRRLGNKVDLGVHTEMFSDGLVDLQLNGVITNRHKVVHPNRTVTSFVNGTRRLFDFVDDNPQVEFHPCDRTNDTAQIRRNPRVVAINSAIEIDLTGQVCADSIGYRIFSGIGGQMDFIRGAALSPGGKPIIALPSTAARGTLSRIVGSLKPGAGVVTTRGHVHWVVTEYGAVNLHGASIRERGEMLVSIAHPDFRAELRRTLADIRRV, from the coding sequence ATGACTTCGGACTGGTCCTCGCGTGCCGTGGCTGCAGACGATGCCGTGGCCGGCATTCGCAGCGGGATGAAGCTGTTCGTTCACGGCGCGGCGGCCACGCCGACCACGCTCCTCGAAGCGCTCGCGCGGCGCACCGATCTCGAAGGTGTCACCGTCTACCACCTGCACACGGCAGGGCCCGCCCCGTTCGCCGACGCCGGACAGGAAGGCCGCTTCCGGTCCGTCTCGCTGTTCACGGGCGCGCCCCTGCGGGGGCCGATCGCCGACGGCCGCGCGGACTACGTGCCGATCTTCCTCTCGGACATCCCGGGGCTGTTCCAGCACGGGCGCGTGAAGCTCGATGCCGCGCTGCTCACGCTGTCGCGGCCGGATCGCCACGGCCTGTGTACGCTCGGCACGTCCGTCGATGCCGCGCGCGCCGCTGCCGACACGGCCGCGCTCGTCATCGCGGAAGTGAACACGCAGATGCCGCGCACGCGAGGCAACGTGGTCGTGCCGGTGAGCCGGCTCGACGCGTTCATCGCCAACGATCGGCCGCTGCACGAACACGCGACGGCCGCCGAAACGGACGTCGAGGCCGCGATCGGGGCGCTCGTCGCGGATCTCGTGGAAGACGGCTCGACGCTGCAGATGGGCATCGGCGGCATCCCCGACGCCGTCCTGCGCCGCCTGGGCAACAAGGTGGACCTCGGCGTCCACACCGAGATGTTCTCGGATGGTCTCGTCGATCTTCAGCTGAACGGCGTCATCACCAACCGGCACAAGGTGGTCCATCCCAACCGCACCGTGACGTCGTTTGTCAACGGCACGCGGCGCCTGTTCGATTTCGTGGACGACAACCCGCAGGTGGAGTTCCACCCGTGCGACCGCACGAACGACACGGCGCAGATCCGGCGCAACCCGCGCGTGGTGGCGATCAACTCGGCGATCGAGATCGACCTCACGGGCCAGGTCTGCGCCGACTCGATCGGCTACCGGATATTCTCGGGCATCGGCGGACAGATGGATTTCATCCGCGGCGCCGCGCTCTCACCGGGCGGCAAACCGATCATCGCGCTGCCGTCCACCGCCGCCAGGGGCACGCTCTCCCGCATCGTCGGTTCGCTGAAGCCTGGCGCCGGCGTGGTGACCACGCGCGGGCACGTCCACTGGGTGGTCACCGAGTACGGCGCCGTCAACCTGCACGGCGCATCGATCCGCGAACGGGGCGAGATGCTCGTCAGCATCGCGCACCCCGACTTCCGCGCCGAACTGCGGCGCACGCTCGCCGACATCCGTCGCGTCTGA
- a CDS encoding amidohydrolase: MTVRSLMAVACCAVLPAVASAQDISVPAAVRQKVAAQAAALTPRLVETRRDIHRHPELGFRETRTAALVVERLRALGFDQVRERVGVTGVVGVLKGGKPGKVVGIRADMDALPIPELIDVPYKSTVPNVKHACGHDAHVSIGLGVAEVLAGMRAELPGTVVFLFQPAEEGDPDGGKSGAERMLDDGVFAGPSPAAVFGLHVMPTLQVGTLGVNVGAAMASSNRFTLTITGKKTHAAYPHTGIDPIPIAAQVVNALQTIPSRMNNAVEPIVISVGTIDGGNRFNIIADSVTLTGTVRTLSKGGPERVKALMERTIKGVTDASGATYTFEFPNGNPVTFNEETLASASLPVLADAVGGRDRIIAPPPQMGAEDFALYQQRIPGLFFFLGVANPQKNITAMIHTEYFDIDEDALPIGVRALAGAALDFLYRK; this comes from the coding sequence ATGACAGTGCGTTCCCTCATGGCGGTGGCATGCTGCGCGGTCCTTCCGGCCGTTGCGTCGGCACAGGACATCAGCGTGCCCGCGGCGGTGCGGCAGAAGGTGGCGGCGCAGGCCGCGGCACTCACGCCACGACTCGTCGAGACGCGGCGCGACATCCATCGGCATCCGGAACTCGGCTTCCGCGAGACGCGCACGGCGGCGCTCGTCGTGGAGCGCCTGCGCGCACTGGGGTTCGACCAGGTGCGCGAGCGCGTGGGCGTCACGGGCGTGGTGGGCGTGCTGAAGGGCGGCAAGCCCGGCAAGGTCGTCGGTATCCGCGCCGACATGGACGCGCTGCCGATTCCCGAGCTGATCGACGTCCCGTACAAGTCGACGGTCCCCAACGTGAAGCACGCGTGCGGGCACGACGCGCACGTGTCGATCGGGCTCGGCGTGGCCGAAGTGCTGGCCGGGATGCGTGCGGAACTCCCGGGCACGGTCGTGTTCCTCTTCCAGCCGGCGGAGGAAGGCGACCCGGACGGCGGCAAGTCGGGCGCCGAACGCATGCTCGACGATGGCGTCTTCGCAGGCCCGTCTCCGGCGGCAGTGTTCGGGCTCCACGTGATGCCCACGCTGCAGGTGGGCACGCTCGGCGTCAACGTTGGTGCCGCGATGGCGAGCAGCAATCGCTTCACGCTGACGATCACGGGCAAGAAGACGCACGCCGCCTATCCGCACACCGGCATCGATCCGATCCCGATTGCCGCGCAGGTCGTCAACGCGCTGCAGACCATCCCGAGCCGGATGAACAACGCCGTCGAGCCGATCGTGATCTCGGTCGGGACCATCGATGGCGGCAATCGCTTCAACATCATCGCCGACAGCGTCACGCTCACGGGCACGGTCCGCACGCTCAGCAAGGGCGGCCCTGAGCGCGTGAAGGCGCTGATGGAGCGCACGATCAAGGGCGTGACCGATGCGTCAGGCGCCACGTACACGTTCGAATTCCCGAACGGCAACCCCGTGACGTTCAACGAGGAGACGCTGGCCAGCGCGAGCCTGCCAGTCCTCGCCGATGCGGTCGGCGGCCGCGATCGCATCATCGCCCCGCCGCCCCAGATGGGTGCCGAGGACTTCGCCCTCTACCAGCAGCGCATCCCCGGCCTGTTCTTCTTCCTCGGCGTCGCCAACCCGCAGAAGAACATCACCGCGATGATCCACACCGAGTACTTCGACATCGACGAAGACGCGCTCCCGATCGGCGTCCGCGCCCTCGCCGGCGCCGCGCTGGATTTTCTCTACAGGAAGTAG
- a CDS encoding cupredoxin family copper-binding protein, which yields MAVRIIVVSALLLSAGSCRAMPEPVVHTVTIEGSTFTPAVVTAHVGDRVVWVNKDFMPHTATGRGDTFDSGLLAPDASWTLTLETRGTVDYVCTYHPTMRGTLRVDGATERP from the coding sequence ATAGCCGTGCGAATCATCGTGGTGTCGGCCCTGCTCCTGTCTGCAGGATCGTGCCGCGCGATGCCGGAACCCGTCGTACACACGGTGACGATCGAGGGGTCGACCTTCACACCCGCGGTCGTCACCGCACACGTCGGCGACCGCGTGGTGTGGGTGAACAAGGACTTCATGCCGCACACGGCCACGGGTCGGGGCGATACGTTCGACTCGGGCCTGCTCGCGCCGGACGCATCGTGGACGCTCACGCTCGAGACGCGCGGCACGGTCGACTACGTCTGCACGTACCACCCCACCATGCGCGGCACGCTTCGAGTCGACGGCGCAACCGAGCGGCCATAG
- a CDS encoding DUF4142 domain-containing protein yields MRSSTFVLASALALVPAVALAQAPTDAQIASIVVTANQVDIDAGALAAARGTHADVKAFGRMMETDHAGVNKAAVELVTRLKVTPEDNPTSRSLKDGGDKNLARLRALSGAAFDRAYIAQEVAYHQAVLDAVDKTLVPNAKNADLAALLVKVRPAFVAHLERAKQVQAALER; encoded by the coding sequence ATGAGATCGTCGACATTCGTACTGGCGAGCGCCCTCGCGCTCGTCCCGGCCGTGGCTTTGGCGCAGGCCCCCACTGACGCACAGATCGCCTCCATCGTCGTCACGGCCAACCAGGTGGACATCGATGCGGGCGCGCTGGCCGCCGCGCGTGGCACGCACGCCGACGTGAAGGCGTTCGGCAGGATGATGGAAACCGATCATGCGGGCGTCAACAAGGCCGCGGTCGAACTGGTGACGCGCCTGAAGGTCACGCCTGAAGACAACCCGACGAGCCGCAGCCTGAAGGACGGGGGCGACAAGAACCTGGCCCGTCTGCGCGCACTCAGCGGCGCGGCGTTCGATCGCGCGTACATCGCGCAGGAAGTGGCCTATCACCAGGCCGTGCTCGACGCGGTGGACAAGACGCTCGTGCCCAACGCGAAGAACGCGGATCTCGCGGCGCTGCTCGTCAAGGTCAGACCGGCGTTCGTGGCGCACCTCGAACGCGCGAAGCAGGTGCAGGCGGCACTGGAGCGATAG
- a CDS encoding RNA polymerase sigma factor, with the protein MNPAIHQNDATSSQSTEPDAALLARLAGGDHGAFETLMRRHNQRLFRTARAIVKDDADAEEVLQDAYIEAYRHADGFRGDARVSTWLTRIVVNTALMRLRKQRTHPVLVPFTPATPEGRAGDTSAMTSAAEASDGYVLRTEIRRLLERRIDELPATFRAVFVMRDVEEMTSQEVADALSLPVGTVRTRLFRARALLRAALERDMDVASAGIFGFAGARCDRIVVTVLARLASDAAQGSESSAPDNAR; encoded by the coding sequence ATGAATCCGGCCATTCACCAGAACGACGCGACATCGAGCCAGTCGACCGAACCGGACGCGGCGCTGCTGGCGCGCCTTGCCGGTGGCGATCACGGGGCGTTCGAGACGCTCATGCGCCGGCACAATCAGCGTCTCTTCCGTACGGCCCGCGCGATCGTCAAGGACGATGCGGACGCGGAGGAGGTGCTGCAGGATGCCTACATCGAGGCGTACAGGCATGCCGACGGCTTTCGTGGCGACGCCCGGGTCTCCACGTGGCTGACCCGTATCGTCGTGAACACGGCCTTGATGCGCCTGCGAAAGCAGCGCACCCACCCCGTGCTCGTGCCGTTCACGCCAGCCACGCCCGAGGGTCGCGCAGGAGACACAAGCGCGATGACCAGTGCTGCGGAGGCGTCCGACGGCTACGTTCTTCGGACGGAGATTCGGCGGCTGCTCGAACGGCGGATCGACGAACTGCCGGCGACGTTCCGCGCGGTCTTCGTCATGCGCGACGTCGAGGAGATGACGAGCCAGGAGGTCGCCGACGCGCTGTCGCTGCCCGTCGGCACCGTGCGCACGCGGCTGTTCCGCGCGCGCGCGTTGCTCCGCGCCGCGCTCGAGCGCGACATGGACGTGGCCTCCGCCGGCATTTTCGGATTCGCCGGCGCGCGATGCGACCGCATTGTCGTCACCGTCCTCGCTCGGCTTGCATCCGATGCGGCGCAGGGCAGTGAATCATCCGCGCCAGACAACGCACGCTGA